The segment CCACACTGTGTTTTGGCTCTCCCCCCTGACGATTTTGTGAGTAGATTGTTGCTGCTCACTCTAATGAAGATAACCTTGGAAGGGAGGATGTGGTGGAAAGTCCAGAAGGGGAAGTGGATGCAGCAGCCAGTTCTTCTGTCAGTGGCACAATCTGCCTGGGAGAAGACGAAGATTCAGTGTtctttctgctgtgctctgtgggaTTCCAAGGCCAGACCTTCATCACAGAACCTCTCCAGCTCTCACTGGTGGAAGCTCACTGTGTGGTGAGCTTGGTGATGATTTGGTGGCCCACGGGGCCACCTTGTGCTTGGCTAACACCACAAACCTGGTGGGGATGCCAGGGCTTGcagtgccctgctgctgcctcctgcagaaGTTGTGCACCTGGTGGCTGGTGGAGCGTGGGGAAACATGCTTGctgtgctttcttctctttatttcctATGGTTTGTTTTCTGGCAACAGGAAagaacaggaggctgaagcAGGCAAAGGAGGAAGCCCAGGCAGAGATTGAGCAGTACCGcctgcagagggagaaggagtTCAAAGCCAAGGAAGCAGCGGTTTGTTTTCTAGATCATTCACTGTTAACCCCTGGCCTCCTGTTTGTGGTGACTTGTCCTGAGAGCAGCCTCCGGGGTGGAGAGAGAACTTCCCTGACTGCTTTCCTCTGATGCACAGCCACGTGGCAAGGAAAAACCAGTGGAAGTGACTCAGAACGTGGTGTCTTGCATCTCAGCAGCCAGAACTATTGACTGGTGGTCAGTTAGCTTAATAAACTCATGTACTGGCTGGTGCCCTAATGGGTTGCAGCCTCCCAAAACCAGCTCTGTAGCAGTGTCAAAAAACCACCAAGCTCATTCCCCTTGTGATGAGctggtttctgtgctgctgatgtGGTAGAAACTGTAGGTGCTGCTCTTCAAGTTGCAAGGCTTGCATCCTGGCTTAGCAGTGGTCCCTGCTGTGTCCCAAGggatgtgttttcctttccctctgagCAAAAGGAGCTGTTCCCAAAAGGCACAGAActggggcccttccccagctgagGGCTGTAGCATAGGCAGGATGTTTTCCCTGCCCTTGTGCTCCTGTCAGTTCTGAAATCTTCAGAAAATGACCTGGCAGCCTGCCTCTCTGTCCATCTTCTGGTTAGCATAGTTACCACCTCCTCTGTTCATAATAACCTTCATGTGAGTAGGGCAAGATGTTTTCCAGTCAGTTGTTAGCTTGGTTCCCTGGATGTATGATACCAGGCAATTCCAGGCTAATAAAGTGGACTTCAGTGCCTGTCAGCTggctctgttttattttttctccagagagAGAACCTCTTTGAATTTGAGCCCCAGAGTAGTGTTCTCCTTCAGTGTCCTTGTGCCATGCCTTTTCCCACCACTTACAATGGGAGTTTGCTCTCCTAGCCCTTGTTTGCAGGGAAAGAAGGACACTGTAAGCTGAGAGATCCTCCTTGCTGTATGTATGACATGGTCCACAGTCCTGTTAGGAAGAGAGAGTTTTTTATAAAGAGGAGTGATGTGAAGACTGTACTTAAACTAAATAATGAATTCTACTTTTCTAACAGTGTCTGGTACTGTAGTGTCCAGAGGTTCCCAGTTCCAGTTTCCAGTACAGCAGGACTGTACTGGCAACTGTACTTTTGTTTTAGGCATTCAACAGAAGGCCATGCTCTCAGCTGATAATGAATAAGAGAGGATAAAAAAAGGCACGGGCTGTGGCTAAAACATAAACTTGGGCAGGTTTAGTGGGAAATCTGAGGAGAGAATCAGACAGTGCTTCTTTTTTGTTAGAGTGCAGTTCTTCCCCCAGCAAAGACTAATGGTTGGGATGCAGTGAGGCAGTGCAGAACAACAGGCTCCAGAGCTAGGCACATTCCTTTCTCTGTCAAACTGCTTGCATGTGagcttgctttttcctttggtgTTTGTAGGCACTTGGATCTCATGGCAGCTGCACCACTGAAGTTGAGAAAGAGACCCAGGAGAAGATGAGTGTGATCCAGCAGAACTTCCAGAGGAACCGTGAGGTGGTTCTCTCCCAGCTGTTGTCACTAGTGTGTAACATCAAACCTGAAATCCATGTGAATTACAGGATCAATGGGTAGcactggaagaaggaaagagcaTCCTGGGAAGGCTGGTAGCAATGTCTGAGCTTCAGGTGGAATGTACAGCTCTTAGCCATACCTTAACTGTTCTTCTTGTACATgtgttaaattatttcagtgagtTGTAGGTCATCAGTATCTCATTGGAGTTCTGTTAGTTTCTCTCTTGGCATGGATTCAGAGCTTGCTCAAACATTAAATGGCCACGCCTCAAATCTGTGCTAGGTTATTCAATGTATATTCATGTTGGCACATTAATGCTCCCTTTTTATCTGGACAGTATTCAATGAGAGGCTTTTCCCTGAGAACTAGAGAGACATCCTGGCCAGGTTTAAATGGAGGGCCTGTGTCAGTAATTTAGACCTGTGTAACTGTATTCTTGATGaccaaaatgcattttccagTGTGTTGTTAACCTTTGTACAGGGGTTAAACCCTGTAAGAAGAATTCTTTGGCTGTACAGTGCTGGCTGATAATTTTCAGGTGCTTGAGTTTCTCTGTATTGAATATCCCCTGTATATTCTGCTGTTTGCTTGAGTTACAAGTCTGGCACTCTTGACACTTGGAAGTAAAACGACTTACTTAACTCCAAAGTCTCTGCTCAGTCTTGTTCCTGCTAACTTGTTCTGGGAGTGCTGACAGGTCTTGCTCTGTTGCATGGGAGCCTGGACTCTGAAGTTCAAATACTGataaaagaaaagagggagaggTACAGCAAATGTCTGAAGGTCACAGCAGGTAAGTTAAAAACCCATTACAGAGCTCCTCCTCTTGGCTCCAGTCTGATGCTTCACCTGCCAGATCATTCTGAAAACCTTGGGGAACCAATGTTCTCGTGACCATTAGGGGAATTAAAGTGTTGCCAGTTCACTAGAATAGTTTGATAGCCAGGTGCTGTGCAGTAATTATCCTTCTTTAGTCAAGTACTGGTCATGCTTCTTCATAACCAAGGTcatcctgcagcaccctgccATACCTGGGAGCAATGAGAAGTGTGGTGGGTTGTCTGTCCAGGGCTTTCTAGctctttaataaaaattacttacatACATCAAGAGGTTTAATGTTTCAGCAAGTTCTTCCTCCCTCACCAGCAGAACATTAAAAgtagctttgcttttttgttgagTTCAGTTGAAGGCTTTTTGCAGAAAAGAGAGCTGGATGGGCACATCCCTGATCAGACCCTGAGATCATGCAGTTACGGATATAACCAAGAACCCTGATTGATGTTCCTCAGAACATCCTGTACTTCCACACAGCCTCAGTGTGGCACTGAGAAGTGTCCCTGTAGAGTCTGACTgactgggagggaggaaaagcaggatgGATGGAAGTGGTAATGAAGGAGGGAGTGTCTGCAATGAGAGAGCAGACTGTGGTGGTGCCTCCTGTGGTAATACTTTATGGGAGAGTTGTGTGGTTCTGAGAGGATCTCTTCAGGAATTCAAGCTATTAAACAGGTtgtaaaattgaaataaaagccTCCTGCAAAGTCAAATGTGCCAGGCTGGGGAAAAAGCCAGGTTTGTACAGGGGAATAGGATCAGAACAGTTTTAATCAGTCTGGCTTAATGAGTGGAGAGGTGCTGTGGCCTCATAAAAGGTTGCAGCCAAACAAATTGTCATCTGTCCTTTGGAGTTgagacattttttcctgttgagaGCAGGTGCTCAGACTCCAGCATGATACTCCTCATAAAGTCCTCCTAGCTCCAGGCTGCAATTAGCAATTTCATcctgtttgtttatcaggaGAAGACTGCTCCTCTGTCCAGAAAAATCCCAGTGCGTGCCCCACTTTCTCACACTGGTTCATAAGTTTTCTTCATGAGgattttctgtccttcctctaCAATAataaaaggcaggagaaaaggaaaaaaaaacctttccttATTGTTTCCCCTTGGCAAAAGGTGGTGTGAAGACTCTCCCTTTAGAACAATGTGTGGCAAGaatatgcatttttctgtggtatttttcaGACTTAACTGGTGAGAATGACCTGACTGTGACTTTGCACAGAAGTGAGTCTTTCCAACGACTGCTCTCCAGGAAGGCTGGCTTTATTTGCCCTGTGAATATGTTGTTTTAAATGGAGTTCTGCTCATCTGAACAGTCTAATGCTCTGGGAAAGGGAGACCTACTGCTAACTTTGTGCctcagccaggctgtgccagaAAAATCACCTGCAGGGAAGAGTCTTCTACTGACAGGGGTGTGGAGTTGGACACGCAGCTTCTCGCCACTGTGATCTGATTTTCTAGACTCTCTGCTTCAAGTTTGATTAATCAGAGTAAAACCTGTCCCAGTTGCTACTACAGATCTGTCTGGGaattctccctgctgctgctctgtctgcaACATCCCTCCTAGATGTGGCCTCTTGTCCTTGAGCCACAGGTTGCTCTGGTACCAGAGACCGGGCTGGGCACACACGGCACTGTCTGCTCCCTTCATTCAACCTCTCACCCTGGAAACACAGGCCCATTGCCAGGACAGTCACAGTCCTGGTGCTGTGTGGAGGTAAGACATGCTGGGGTCTTGTTCTGCTCATGCAGTGCCAGATGAGTGGCTCCTGCTGTGGATTTCTCCCAGTTAAACTGTTGGAAAATAAGCACGTTCCTGGGATGGACACAGGCACGGCAGGATTTACCCAGTGCTGTTTGGCTCCACTCACATCCCTGTTCATCAATAGTGGTTGGTGCTTGGATTTTTGTGGAACTTCTTTCCAGACATTATGTATTTACAGAGTGGAtacatttaaattttcaaaTCCTGCTGAGAAGAGCAGATGGACAACTGGCTTATTGTCACCAGAATGTC is part of the Apus apus isolate bApuApu2 chromosome 19, bApuApu2.pri.cur, whole genome shotgun sequence genome and harbors:
- the ATP6V1G1 gene encoding V-type proton ATPase subunit G 1 — protein: MASQSQGIQQLLQAEKRAAEKVAEARKRKNRRLKQAKEEAQAEIEQYRLQREKEFKAKEAAALGSHGSCTTEVEKETQEKMSVIQQNFQRNREVVLSQLLSLVCNIKPEIHVNYRING